From one Agathobaculum sp. NTUH-O15-33 genomic stretch:
- the thiT gene encoding energy-coupled thiamine transporter ThiT, whose product MTETKSMSHIHVLVECALMVALGTVLMMVTLFKAPNGGSVTLLSMLPFVLVSFRHGTKWGLLTGFACALMQMLTGWATPLSGTVLAYFGMIMLDYVLAFTLLGTANVFAKPFKNRMLGIGVGTAAVCLIRFCCSFVSGFLIWDSLALSGWGAVTFSFSYNIAYMLPETILTTVAAVILYKVAPRLFGSEA is encoded by the coding sequence ATGACTGAAACAAAAAGCATGAGCCATATCCACGTGCTCGTCGAGTGCGCGCTGATGGTGGCGCTCGGCACGGTGCTGATGATGGTAACGCTCTTCAAAGCGCCCAACGGCGGCTCGGTCACCTTGCTGAGCATGCTGCCGTTCGTGCTGGTATCGTTCCGGCACGGCACGAAATGGGGGCTGCTCACCGGCTTTGCCTGCGCGCTGATGCAGATGCTCACCGGCTGGGCCACGCCGCTTTCCGGCACCGTTCTGGCCTATTTCGGCATGATTATGCTGGACTATGTGCTCGCGTTCACGCTGCTGGGCACGGCAAACGTGTTTGCAAAGCCGTTTAAAAACCGCATGCTCGGCATCGGCGTGGGCACGGCGGCCGTGTGTCTGATCCGCTTCTGCTGCTCGTTCGTCTCCGGCTTTCTGATCTGGGACAGCCTAGCGCTGAGCGGCTGGGGCGCGGTGACGTTTTCGTTTAGCTATAACATCGCCTACATGCTGCCCGAAACCATTCTGACCACGGTGGCGGCGGTCATCCTGTATAAGGTCGCGCCCCGCCTGTTTGGGAGCGAAGCATAA